In Bartonella machadoae, a single genomic region encodes these proteins:
- a CDS encoding phage protease — protein sequence MEQEFHEDQEDGHAGTFHDGAVHTALIDLCPEVLCQDNLCEDNLCENMTGKQAPEWVEILPKAPNVKARDGREWHYNPQRILKAFEGNKGPLVIDYEHGQHHRAQKGLEAPASGWIEELAERDGAIWGRVKWTEVAAKKIIAREYRYLSPEFRHSKKGEILQLAGAGLVNRPALVMTALSSQQPLDPPLTTDVEKDMDLTAIASALSLSKDVRLDEILAAVAAREKERVELNAQLTEARDQLSLLQAEQKNDAIERLLDKAIEEGKILPAAREEYRALCSLEGGMEHFRSLLEKLPTLASTSPLERSFLRQEQNLAPEDVAVAARHYQQEQAQKGHFITISQAVDTVCEQKERQL from the coding sequence ATGGAACAGGAATTTCACGAAGATCAAGAGGATGGGCATGCTGGGACATTTCATGATGGGGCAGTTCATACCGCATTGATTGATCTTTGCCCAGAGGTTTTGTGCCAAGACAATCTCTGTGAAGACAATTTATGTGAAAACATGACAGGCAAACAAGCGCCTGAGTGGGTAGAGATTTTACCCAAAGCACCCAATGTGAAAGCGCGTGATGGGCGGGAATGGCATTATAACCCGCAAAGGATTTTAAAAGCTTTTGAGGGAAATAAAGGACCGCTTGTGATTGATTATGAGCATGGGCAACATCACCGTGCACAAAAAGGTTTAGAAGCACCGGCTAGTGGTTGGATTGAAGAATTAGCAGAGCGGGATGGTGCGATTTGGGGACGGGTTAAGTGGACTGAGGTGGCAGCCAAAAAAATTATTGCCCGCGAATATCGCTATCTTTCGCCTGAATTTCGCCATTCTAAGAAAGGTGAAATTTTGCAGTTAGCTGGTGCTGGTTTGGTCAATCGTCCAGCCCTTGTCATGACGGCTTTAAGCAGTCAACAGCCTTTAGACCCCCCTTTAACAACTGATGTGGAGAAAGATATGGATTTGACAGCCATTGCTAGCGCACTCTCGCTTTCAAAAGATGTGCGGCTTGATGAAATTTTAGCCGCTGTTGCGGCACGCGAAAAGGAACGTGTGGAATTGAATGCCCAATTAACAGAGGCACGCGATCAATTGTCTCTTTTACAGGCAGAGCAAAAAAATGATGCGATTGAGAGGCTTTTAGATAAAGCTATTGAAGAGGGCAAAATTTTGCCAGCTGCGCGTGAGGAATATCGGGCACTGTGTAGCCTTGAAGGGGGCATGGAGCATTTTAGAAGTTTGCTTGAGAAGTTGCCCACTCTTGCTTCAACAAGTCCTTTAGAGCGCTCTTTTCTGAGACAAGAACAAAATCTTGCACCAGAAGATGTTGCTGTTGCGGCACGCCATTATCAACAAGAACAAGCGCAAAAAGGGCACTTTATCACCATTAGCCAAGCGGTTGACACTGTTTGCGAACAAAAGGAGCGCCAGTTATGA
- a CDS encoding baseplate assembly protein, producing the protein MTEFEQLPLPQILEELSVEAILQQKITRLTKLFAAQNIPYNVEKTAYDPVVIQLQAAAYEELLLRQRVNEVARDNLLAFARGTSLDHLGDFHGVSRLLDEDDERYRRRIRLNRQGHSTGGTIPRYQYFALSSDIRVKDAFVYRVGKSPLIHVALFSDSPSGIADEALIAKVQAALDEKQVKMTNDHILVKSAVQRIIDVHADLWLLPNEGPLVLEKAVNNLQTEWARAQRLGRDLSLSWVISRLMVEGVHHVILTQPLTDIVVAPDEAVALGEIVLSKRGHAY; encoded by the coding sequence ATGACAGAATTTGAGCAATTGCCCCTCCCACAAATTCTTGAAGAACTTTCCGTTGAGGCCATTTTACAGCAAAAAATCACCCGTTTAACCAAGCTTTTTGCCGCACAGAATATCCCTTATAATGTGGAAAAGACGGCTTATGATCCTGTGGTTATTCAATTGCAAGCAGCCGCTTATGAAGAATTGCTGTTGCGCCAGCGGGTAAATGAGGTTGCGCGGGACAATCTTCTTGCTTTTGCGCGTGGGACAAGTTTAGACCATTTGGGGGATTTTCATGGGGTTTCCCGCCTTTTGGATGAGGATGATGAACGCTATCGTCGCCGTATTCGTTTGAATAGACAAGGGCATTCTACAGGTGGCACAATCCCACGTTATCAATATTTTGCCCTCTCAAGTGATATCCGTGTCAAGGATGCTTTTGTTTATCGTGTGGGGAAAAGCCCGCTTATTCATGTTGCGCTTTTTAGCGATAGCCCTTCTGGTATTGCCGATGAGGCTTTGATTGCCAAGGTACAAGCAGCTCTTGATGAAAAACAGGTTAAAATGACCAATGATCATATCCTTGTAAAAAGTGCTGTACAGCGGATTATCGATGTGCATGCTGATCTCTGGTTGTTGCCCAATGAAGGTCCCCTTGTTTTGGAAAAAGCCGTGAACAATTTGCAAACGGAATGGGCACGCGCGCAAAGGCTTGGGCGTGATCTGTCTTTAAGTTGGGTGATAAGCCGCTTGATGGTTGAAGGTGTCCACCATGTGATTTTAACACAGCCCTTAACAGATATTGTGGTCGCGCCTGATGAGGCGGTGGCTTTAGGGGAGATTGTCTTGTCTAAACGGGGGCATGCTTATTGA
- a CDS encoding GPW/gp25 family protein — protein MRCGVNEKDGSLLYGWAHCCQSLRKCLTTKIGTRVLRRYYGCDVGAFQDANADPATILQLYQAIVQALNDPECGEPGFSLQKIDLIKATREGTFHFVLTGVFYPDGHLGDWSHKEPISVDLEVGDDRI, from the coding sequence ATGCGCTGTGGAGTAAACGAAAAGGATGGCTCTCTGTTATATGGTTGGGCGCACTGCTGTCAGTCCCTTCGTAAATGTTTGACAACAAAAATTGGCACACGGGTTTTGCGACGTTATTATGGATGTGATGTTGGAGCTTTCCAAGATGCCAATGCTGATCCGGCGACAATATTGCAGCTTTATCAAGCAATTGTACAAGCTTTAAACGACCCAGAATGTGGAGAGCCTGGATTTTCGTTGCAAAAGATAGATCTGATAAAAGCAACGCGGGAGGGAACATTCCACTTTGTTCTCACAGGTGTGTTTTATCCCGATGGGCATTTGGGCGATTGGTCACATAAGGAGCCGATAAGTGTCGATTTAGAGGTGGGTGATGACAGAATTTGA
- a CDS encoding baseplate assembly protein: MNDAHLIAATFRQIMKRLDKLELCLANQHMIGRVAEVDGHRVRVQVSSRGQKGQAVLSPWLQAQEAAGAVSSNMPLNVGDPVRLFNPHGEIGSASLVVRDSYSEDAPNPAHQHQELALCYAGGALRITKEGLILSHGENQIHLSEKGLLLCHQKTRVALKESVQIQAEDLYHNQTSVGANHKHGGVKIGPSTTSSPL; this comes from the coding sequence ATGAATGATGCCCATCTCATTGCTGCGACCTTTCGGCAAATTATGAAACGGCTGGATAAGCTTGAACTCTGTCTTGCCAACCAGCACATGATTGGGCGGGTTGCAGAAGTTGATGGACATAGGGTGCGGGTGCAAGTTTCCTCACGAGGGCAAAAGGGGCAGGCGGTGTTATCGCCTTGGTTGCAAGCACAAGAAGCAGCTGGGGCTGTTTCGAGCAATATGCCTTTAAATGTTGGTGATCCGGTGCGGTTGTTTAATCCCCATGGGGAAATAGGTTCGGCTTCTTTGGTGGTTCGTGATAGCTATAGTGAAGATGCGCCAAATCCCGCACATCAACACCAAGAGTTAGCGCTGTGTTATGCCGGTGGCGCTTTGCGTATTACAAAAGAGGGACTGATCCTCTCCCATGGAGAAAACCAAATCCATTTGAGTGAAAAAGGTTTGCTGCTTTGTCATCAGAAAACCCGTGTTGCGCTGAAGGAAAGCGTACAGATTCAAGCAGAAGATTTGTACCATAATCAAACATCTGTTGGAGCAAACCACAAACATGGTGGGGTCAAAATTGGTCCCTCTACAACCTCTAGCCCTCTTTAA
- a CDS encoding gp436 family protein, whose translation MAYANKTLIEELWGDDFLDDLCGIGENPDKALSDQAIFRALEQASGEIDAHLSHRYCVPIAGQPTALGMICVNLAVYNLAIRHTALTTTIEDRHKQAIDLLKRIAEGKAGLGLDEPKIMSEDGPVRDGAFFHAKPRLMGR comes from the coding sequence ATGGCTTATGCAAATAAAACCTTGATTGAAGAGCTCTGGGGTGACGATTTCTTGGATGATTTGTGCGGGATTGGCGAAAATCCAGACAAAGCACTCTCTGATCAAGCAATTTTTCGTGCGCTAGAACAAGCAAGTGGTGAGATTGATGCCCATCTGTCTCATCGCTACTGCGTCCCGATTGCCGGACAGCCAACAGCGTTGGGCATGATTTGTGTCAATCTTGCTGTTTATAATTTAGCCATCCGTCATACGGCTCTTACCACCACTATTGAAGATCGTCACAAACAGGCGATTGATCTCTTGAAACGCATTGCGGAGGGCAAAGCGGGTTTAGGCTTAGATGAACCAAAAATTATGAGTGAAGATGGGCCGGTGCGTGATGGTGCTTTTTTTCACGCAAAACCACGTTTGATGGGGCGATAA
- a CDS encoding capsid cement protein, producing the protein MSTMILIKSFRAGDEISPYCIVAARGEGCVVTASGKTDKLLGTAGSLSAKAGEMVDIGQCGWGEVVCGGNVSFGDFLTSDAKGRAIKAEGTDRTIGLAMSDGSAGDVISFKIN; encoded by the coding sequence ATGAGTACAATGATTTTGATTAAATCTTTTCGCGCCGGTGATGAGATTTCGCCTTATTGCATTGTTGCAGCACGCGGTGAGGGATGTGTGGTCACCGCTTCTGGTAAGACAGATAAACTATTAGGGACTGCAGGGTCTTTGAGCGCAAAGGCTGGTGAGATGGTTGATATTGGCCAATGTGGTTGGGGCGAAGTGGTTTGTGGAGGCAATGTTTCCTTTGGTGATTTTTTGACCTCCGATGCTAAGGGGCGCGCCATAAAGGCTGAAGGAACAGATCGCACGATTGGACTTGCCATGAGTGATGGTTCTGCTGGTGATGTTATTTCTTTTAAAATAAATTAG
- a CDS encoding major capsid protein, giving the protein MNRPFPIDPTLTAIAIGYRNPAGSLIGDKVLPRVSVLSEVFKYSEFPLAENFTVPELEVGRKGRPNVIEFSAFEREASVKDYGLDDLIPNSDIEAAARARAEKRSRYNPEKTAVEGLANLLELGREVRVAAFVQARENYAPERVIDLKGENKFSDYDKSDPYATLDEAMDKSLVYTPNTIVMGKVVWSKLKRHPKIIKAVKGGGTADGFVTKAQFADLMEIHPERLLIGESQVNLARKGRAAQLARVWGNKIALLYIDPTKQQADGSVISWGFSAQLGERLSGVISDPDIGLSGGKRVRVGERVCELVAAKDAGVLLQEVV; this is encoded by the coding sequence ATGAACAGACCTTTTCCCATTGATCCAACACTTACCGCTATTGCTATTGGTTATCGCAATCCAGCAGGTTCTCTTATTGGCGACAAAGTTTTGCCCCGTGTTTCTGTTTTAAGCGAGGTGTTTAAATATAGTGAATTTCCCTTAGCGGAAAATTTTACCGTTCCTGAACTTGAGGTTGGCCGCAAAGGACGCCCGAATGTGATAGAATTTTCGGCCTTTGAACGGGAAGCCAGTGTCAAAGATTATGGGCTTGATGATCTCATTCCCAATTCGGATATTGAAGCAGCGGCAAGGGCACGGGCAGAAAAACGCTCTCGTTATAACCCCGAAAAGACAGCTGTGGAGGGTCTTGCCAATTTGCTGGAATTGGGGCGTGAAGTGCGTGTTGCAGCCTTTGTACAAGCGCGTGAAAATTATGCTCCAGAGCGGGTGATTGATCTTAAGGGCGAGAATAAGTTTAGCGATTACGACAAATCAGATCCTTATGCTACTTTAGATGAGGCAATGGATAAAAGCCTTGTCTATACGCCAAACACCATTGTTATGGGTAAAGTCGTTTGGTCAAAACTCAAACGCCATCCCAAAATTATCAAAGCTGTTAAAGGGGGTGGCACTGCGGATGGTTTTGTCACCAAGGCGCAATTTGCCGATCTGATGGAAATACACCCTGAGCGTTTACTCATTGGTGAATCGCAAGTGAATTTGGCACGCAAAGGGCGCGCAGCACAATTGGCGCGGGTTTGGGGCAATAAGATAGCACTGCTTTATATTGATCCCACCAAACAACAGGCGGATGGTTCGGTGATTAGTTGGGGCTTTAGCGCCCAATTGGGAGAGCGTTTGTCTGGGGTGATCTCTGATCCAGATATCGGTTTATCGGGTGGTAAACGGGTGCGTGTGGGTGAACGGGTGTGTGAATTGGTGGCAGCCAAAGATGCTGGTGTTTTGCTGCAAGAGGTTGTCTGA
- a CDS encoding phage virion morphogenesis protein has product MSISTPIEIKEMGLEAALSFLQKGADSSMGTLAQGVGRLLQESTRRRIQSEKTSPQGEKWQNNYARTSILYASGALSRSIDMVASPEKVIIGSGLVYARIHQLGGVIRPKNGRTLRFFLNSSKAQRFVCVHQVTMPARPYLGLSEGNKVEIVKAAEDWLERTFS; this is encoded by the coding sequence ATGAGCATTTCCACCCCTATTGAAATTAAAGAAATGGGGCTTGAAGCGGCTCTGTCTTTCTTGCAAAAAGGCGCTGATAGTTCGATGGGAACTTTAGCGCAAGGGGTGGGGCGTCTGTTGCAAGAGAGCACAAGGCGGCGGATTCAAAGTGAAAAAACCTCTCCTCAAGGAGAGAAGTGGCAAAACAATTACGCCCGCACCTCCATTCTTTATGCTAGCGGAGCACTGTCACGCTCTATTGATATGGTGGCATCTCCAGAAAAGGTCATCATTGGCAGTGGTTTGGTTTATGCCCGTATTCACCAATTGGGTGGGGTTATCCGCCCTAAAAATGGCAGAACCCTTCGCTTTTTTCTTAACAGCAGCAAAGCACAGCGCTTTGTTTGTGTCCACCAAGTAACGATGCCAGCACGCCCTTATTTAGGGCTTTCAGAGGGCAATAAAGTGGAAATTGTCAAAGCAGCAGAGGATTGGTTGGAAAGGACCTTTTCATGA